A genome region from Tolypothrix sp. PCC 7712 includes the following:
- a CDS encoding phycobilisome rod-core linker polypeptide translates to MSIPLLEYSPSSQNQRVVGFEIPGEEKPRIHTTDNLPSPTEMDALILAAYRQIFHEQQMLSSNRQIILESQLRTGMITVREFIRGLVLSDSFRRLNYDVNNNYRFVEICVQRVLGRRIYSDREKFAWSTVIATKGIAGFITELINSEEYLDNFGDHTVPYQLRRVLPQRSRGELPFERMARYGTDYRDQLPRRGYIPMNLQTFLRSRNRDLVLSIVGSGLALIATLSLLTYFGLFPQIGPF, encoded by the coding sequence ATGTCGATTCCTTTGTTGGAGTACAGTCCTTCATCTCAAAATCAGCGTGTTGTTGGCTTTGAGATCCCTGGTGAAGAAAAACCCAGAATTCACACAACCGACAATCTGCCATCACCTACTGAAATGGATGCTTTGATTTTGGCAGCTTATCGGCAAATTTTTCATGAACAGCAAATGCTGTCTAGTAATCGCCAAATCATTCTAGAATCTCAACTGAGAACAGGAATGATCACAGTTAGGGAATTTATTCGCGGATTGGTTCTATCCGATTCCTTTAGAAGGCTGAATTACGATGTTAACAATAATTACCGCTTTGTAGAAATCTGTGTACAAAGGGTTTTAGGGCGGAGAATTTATAGCGATCGCGAAAAATTTGCTTGGTCAACTGTTATTGCTACTAAAGGTATAGCAGGCTTCATTACAGAGCTGATCAACAGTGAGGAATATCTTGATAACTTTGGTGATCATACAGTTCCTTACCAACTGCGGCGGGTTTTACCCCAGCGTTCTAGAGGCGAGTTACCCTTTGAACGCATGGCACGCTACGGCACTGATTACCGCGATCAACTACCACGCAGAGGTTATATACCCATGAATTTACAAACTTTCCTACGTAGTCGTAACAGAGATTTGGTGTTGTCAATCGTCGGTTCTGGACTGGCTTTAATAGCAACCTTATCTTTGCTCACTTATTTTGGCTTGTTCCCACAGATTGGCCCGTTCTAG
- a CDS encoding phycobiliprotein lyase, translating into MDAMEFFELSTGKWRSQRTTHHLAFKRSEAGESEIIVQALAADDPKVIEICQLHEVDPKLAIGGAFVSWQGAMGWDKEDENHEGSTVFSLIPDVDNPRQGSLLRERGYAEIVPVAGRYHMDDEDALVLITEYETMSSIERFWFVSPSLRMRSSTVKRFGGFSTATFCTEFRVADASEVPSNQDEANLSNQTPDQINNAAEPTKHFSFFGW; encoded by the coding sequence ATGGATGCAATGGAGTTTTTTGAACTAAGTACTGGTAAATGGCGATCGCAACGGACGACACACCACCTAGCCTTCAAGAGATCTGAGGCTGGAGAATCTGAGATTATTGTTCAAGCCCTTGCTGCCGACGATCCAAAAGTGATCGAGATTTGCCAACTCCATGAGGTTGACCCCAAGTTGGCTATTGGTGGTGCCTTTGTATCTTGGCAGGGTGCAATGGGATGGGATAAAGAAGATGAAAACCATGAAGGTTCTACAGTGTTTTCTCTGATTCCTGATGTTGATAATCCCCGTCAAGGATCGCTGCTGCGAGAACGAGGTTATGCGGAAATTGTCCCAGTTGCAGGACGCTATCACATGGATGATGAAGACGCATTAGTCTTGATCACTGAATATGAAACCATGAGTTCGATTGAGAGATTCTGGTTTGTGAGTCCTAGCCTCCGGATGAGAAGCAGTACAGTCAAAAGATTTGGTGGTTTTAGCACCGCCACATTCTGTACCGAATTCCGGGTTGCAGATGCTTCAGAGGTTCCTTCTAACCAGGATGAAGCTAACCTCTCAAATCAGACTCCCGATCAGATAAACAATGCGGCTGAACCCACAAAACACTTCTCCTTCTTCGGTTGGTAA
- the ilvB gene encoding biosynthetic-type acetolactate synthase large subunit encodes MTVRSPSRISPPQTENHTQPKTIKTVVTPQRASGGFALLDSLQRHGVEYIFGYPGGAILPIYDDLYKVEATSGIKHILVRHEQGASHAADGYARATGKVGVCFGTSGPGATNLVTGIATAYMDSIPMIVVTGQVPRASIGTDAFQETDIYGITLPIVKHSYVVRDPRDMARIVAEAFHIASTGRPGPVLIDVPKDVALEEFDYVPVEPGSVKLRGYRPTVKGNPRQINAAIQLISESRRPLLYVGGGAIAAGAHEEVKELAELFNIPVTTTLMGIGIFDEHHPLALGMLGMHGTAYANFAVTDCDLLICVGARFDDRVTGKLDEFASKAKVIHIDIDPAEVGKNRVPDVPIVGDVRNVLSDLLRRCKHTGTKGTPNQNQEWLNLVNRWREDYPLVVPQHPDSISPQEVIVEVGRQAPDAFYTTDVGQHQMWAAQFLKNGPRRWISSAGLGTMGFGVPAAMGAKAAFPDEEVICISGDASFQMCLQELGTLAQYGLNIKTIILNNGWQGMVRQWQQAFYGERYSCSNMEVGMPDVEYLAKAYGIKGMVIRKREELQDAIAEMLAYDGPVVVDVRVTRDENCYPMVAPGKNNAQMIGLPKQSPKTSTEPVYCSNCGSKNLPTHNFCSECGTKL; translated from the coding sequence TTGACAGTGCGATCGCCTTCCCGAATCAGTCCCCCCCAAACCGAGAATCACACCCAGCCTAAAACCATCAAGACTGTGGTAACACCGCAACGGGCCTCCGGCGGGTTCGCCCTCTTGGACAGCCTCCAGCGTCACGGTGTTGAGTATATTTTTGGTTATCCCGGTGGCGCAATTTTGCCAATTTACGATGACCTTTACAAGGTGGAAGCAACAAGTGGCATTAAGCATATCCTTGTACGCCACGAACAAGGTGCTTCCCATGCGGCTGATGGCTATGCCCGTGCTACAGGTAAGGTAGGAGTGTGTTTTGGTACTTCTGGCCCAGGGGCGACTAACTTGGTAACAGGTATCGCTACCGCCTACATGGACTCAATTCCCATGATTGTGGTGACTGGACAAGTACCACGGGCCTCAATTGGTACAGATGCATTTCAAGAAACAGATATTTACGGTATTACCTTACCAATTGTCAAACACTCTTATGTAGTGCGTGACCCTAGAGATATGGCGCGCATTGTAGCAGAAGCATTCCATATTGCTAGCACCGGCAGGCCAGGGCCAGTATTAATTGATGTTCCTAAAGATGTAGCCTTAGAAGAATTTGACTATGTACCAGTAGAACCAGGTTCTGTAAAATTACGCGGCTATCGTCCCACTGTTAAAGGCAATCCCCGTCAAATCAATGCGGCAATTCAGTTAATTAGTGAAAGCCGCCGACCGCTATTGTATGTCGGTGGTGGTGCGATCGCAGCTGGAGCGCATGAAGAAGTTAAGGAACTAGCTGAGTTATTCAATATCCCTGTGACCACCACTTTGATGGGAATCGGGATTTTTGACGAACATCATCCCCTAGCTTTGGGTATGTTGGGAATGCATGGCACAGCTTACGCTAACTTTGCTGTGACTGATTGCGATTTGTTAATTTGCGTGGGTGCGAGATTTGATGACCGGGTAACTGGGAAGTTGGATGAATTTGCTTCCAAAGCGAAAGTCATTCACATCGATATCGACCCCGCCGAAGTTGGGAAAAACCGCGTTCCAGATGTACCCATTGTTGGTGATGTGCGAAATGTCTTAAGTGACTTGCTGCGTCGCTGCAAACACACAGGTACAAAAGGTACACCCAACCAAAACCAAGAATGGTTAAACCTGGTTAACCGTTGGCGGGAAGATTATCCCCTCGTTGTACCCCAACATCCCGATAGTATCTCTCCCCAAGAGGTAATTGTGGAAGTCGGTCGCCAAGCACCCGATGCTTTCTACACCACAGATGTTGGTCAACATCAAATGTGGGCAGCACAATTCCTCAAAAATGGCCCCCGTCGCTGGATTTCTAGCGCTGGGTTGGGAACAATGGGCTTTGGTGTACCTGCAGCAATGGGAGCAAAAGCTGCATTCCCTGATGAAGAAGTTATCTGTATCAGTGGTGATGCGAGTTTCCAAATGTGTTTGCAAGAATTGGGTACGCTTGCACAATATGGTCTAAATATCAAGACTATAATTCTCAACAATGGTTGGCAGGGAATGGTACGCCAATGGCAGCAAGCCTTTTACGGTGAGCGTTACTCCTGCTCTAACATGGAAGTAGGGATGCCAGATGTTGAGTATTTAGCCAAAGCCTATGGTATTAAAGGCATGGTAATTCGCAAACGGGAAGAACTCCAAGATGCGATCGCCGAAATGCTGGCGTATGATGGCCCTGTAGTTGTAGATGTACGCGTTACCAGAGATGAAAACTGCTATCCAATGGTAGCCCCAGGTAAAAATAACGCCCAAATGATTGGCTTACCCAAGCAATCACCAAAAACATCTACAGAACCCGTTTACTGTAGCAACTGTGGCTCTAAAAACCTGCCCACACACAACTTCTGTTCTGAGTGCGGGACGAAACTGTAA
- the dacB gene encoding D-alanyl-D-alanine carboxypeptidase/D-alanyl-D-alanine-endopeptidase — protein sequence MTQKITVGLMLLLLGTQISISQQAATAQTPTPIAPASTTKAICPAQFGTSIDAIINRPSFNRVRWGILVQSISSGQTLYSRDAQKYFTPASNTKLLTTAAALQQLGANFRIRTSIYQNANGVLRVVGRGDPSLSDTQLQTLAQQLQRKGITQIKQLIADDSYIQGDIVNSTWEWEDVQSDYGAPIGSFILNENIFSLKLIPQTIGKPLQIAWNDTNEAARWRIVNQSTTVNKNQENNINITRDLTGTVLRIQGQLSQDSQPYLATLPVVDPNYYFLRSFRTVLAKQNITLGQTLVLNSGSNQQEIAAVDSPPLSELIKITLEDSNNLYAEALLRALAIKQPRVQNKTTADIGLEVLKTSLTQLGVDPTTYFLVDGSGLSRRNLISPEALVQTLRLIAKTPNSAIYRAALPVAGKSGTLKNRFRNTPAAGIVQAKTGTLTGAVSLSGYVNGAKYEPLVFSIMVNQSEQPVRNLRPAIDDIVVLLTQLQRC from the coding sequence ATGACTCAAAAAATTACTGTTGGTTTAATGTTACTGCTTCTCGGTACTCAGATTAGTATTAGCCAACAAGCCGCTACCGCCCAAACACCAACACCAATAGCACCAGCATCTACCACTAAAGCCATTTGTCCCGCCCAGTTTGGAACATCTATAGATGCTATAATCAATCGTCCCTCGTTTAATCGAGTCCGCTGGGGGATATTAGTACAATCAATATCATCTGGGCAAACACTTTACAGCCGGGATGCTCAAAAATATTTTACTCCTGCTTCTAATACAAAATTGTTAACAACCGCCGCAGCTTTGCAGCAATTAGGTGCAAATTTCCGAATTCGTACCTCTATTTATCAGAATGCTAATGGAGTTTTGCGTGTTGTTGGTAGAGGAGATCCCAGCTTAAGCGATACTCAATTGCAAACATTAGCCCAGCAATTGCAAAGAAAAGGTATTACTCAAATTAAGCAATTAATTGCCGATGATAGTTATATCCAAGGAGATATAGTTAACTCAACTTGGGAATGGGAAGATGTACAGTCAGATTATGGTGCGCCTATTGGCAGCTTTATATTGAATGAAAATATTTTTAGTTTGAAATTAATTCCACAAACCATAGGTAAACCTTTACAAATTGCCTGGAATGATACTAATGAAGCGGCAAGGTGGCGGATAGTTAATCAATCAACTACAGTCAACAAAAATCAAGAAAATAATATCAATATTACCCGCGATTTAACAGGAACAGTGTTACGTATACAAGGGCAATTATCACAAGATTCTCAACCTTATTTAGCAACCTTACCTGTAGTTGACCCTAACTATTATTTTTTACGCAGTTTTCGGACTGTATTAGCAAAGCAAAATATTACTTTAGGACAAACATTAGTATTAAATAGTGGTAGTAATCAGCAGGAAATTGCGGCGGTAGATTCGCCTCCTTTATCTGAGTTAATTAAGATAACTCTGGAAGATAGTAATAATCTTTATGCTGAAGCTTTACTAAGAGCATTAGCTATCAAACAGCCCAGAGTTCAAAATAAAACTACTGCTGATATTGGCTTAGAAGTTCTTAAAACGAGTTTAACCCAATTAGGAGTTGACCCCACCACTTATTTTTTAGTAGATGGTTCTGGGTTATCACGTCGCAACTTAATATCGCCTGAAGCTTTAGTACAAACTTTGCGTTTAATAGCCAAAACACCAAACTCAGCTATTTATCGTGCCGCATTACCAGTAGCGGGGAAAAGTGGTACCTTAAAAAATCGCTTTCGCAATACTCCTGCGGCAGGAATTGTCCAAGCAAAAACTGGTACATTAACTGGTGCGGTTTCGCTCTCGGGATATGTCAATGGGGCTAAATATGAACCTTTAGTTTTCAGTATTATGGTAAATCAAAGCGAACAACCAGTCAGGAATTTGCGACCAGCCATTGATGACATTGTGGTGTTGTTAACACAGTTGCAACGTTGTTAA
- a CDS encoding cysteine desulfurase family protein — translation MQIYLDYSATTPTRPEAIAVMQKVLAQQWGNPSSLHEWGNRAATILEQARFQVAGLINASVPESIIFTCGGTEADNLAIMGVARLYAVPQHIIISSVEHSAISETARLLEMWGWEVTRLPVDAKGRVNPQDLTAALRPHTVLVSIIYGQSEVGTVQAIAELGTIARNHGVLFHTDAVQVVGRLPIDVETLPVDLLSLSSHKIYGPQGVGALYVRPGVELIPLFGGGGQERGLRSGTQAVPIIAGFGVAAELAAQEMPKETPRLIQLRDRLFAQLVDLPGLIPTGDSEHRLPHHLSFCLESADGEKLSGKTIVRQLNLAGIGISAGAACHSGKLSPSPILLAMGYSEKAALGGIRLTLGRETTAADVDWTAIALKQVLQRLTQ, via the coding sequence ATGCAAATATATCTAGATTACAGTGCCACAACTCCCACCCGCCCTGAAGCGATCGCAGTTATGCAAAAAGTTCTCGCTCAACAATGGGGGAATCCTTCCAGCTTACATGAGTGGGGAAATCGGGCGGCGACAATTTTGGAACAAGCTAGATTCCAGGTTGCAGGATTAATTAACGCCTCTGTTCCCGAATCAATTATCTTTACCTGTGGTGGCACTGAGGCGGATAATTTAGCAATTATGGGTGTGGCTCGATTGTATGCTGTGCCGCAACACATAATTATTTCTAGTGTGGAACATTCGGCAATTTCCGAAACGGCGCGATTGCTGGAAATGTGGGGTTGGGAAGTTACTCGCTTACCTGTAGATGCTAAAGGTAGAGTCAACCCCCAAGATTTAACAGCCGCATTGCGTCCTCATACTGTTTTGGTATCGATAATTTATGGACAAAGTGAAGTTGGTACAGTTCAAGCGATCGCAGAACTGGGAACTATTGCCCGTAATCATGGGGTATTATTTCACACGGATGCAGTACAGGTTGTAGGACGTTTACCAATTGATGTGGAAACATTGCCTGTAGATTTACTGAGCTTATCTAGTCATAAAATATATGGGCCTCAAGGTGTGGGGGCGTTGTATGTGCGTCCGGGTGTAGAGTTAATACCTTTATTTGGTGGTGGAGGACAAGAGAGGGGACTACGTTCTGGAACACAAGCTGTACCGATCATTGCTGGCTTTGGTGTAGCAGCTGAACTCGCAGCCCAAGAAATGCCAAAAGAAACACCGCGATTAATTCAATTACGCGATCGCTTATTTGCTCAATTAGTCGATCTACCTGGTTTAATTCCCACAGGCGATAGTGAGCATCGTTTACCCCATCATCTAAGTTTTTGTTTAGAATCCGCCGATGGCGAAAAACTGAGCGGTAAAACTATAGTCAGGCAATTAAATTTAGCCGGAATTGGTATTAGTGCTGGTGCAGCTTGTCATAGTGGGAAACTTAGCCCTAGCCCGATACTTTTGGCAATGGGTTATTCAGAAAAAGCAGCTTTGGGCGGAATTCGTTTGACATTGGGACGTGAAACCACCGCCGCAGATGTAGATTGGACTGCGATCGCTTTAAAGCAGGTTTTGCAAAGATTGACACAGTAG
- a CDS encoding thermonuclease family protein, with protein MDLIELMLVLATVISVADSNTIRFKDETGQTKTVKLACINTPKETKQQYVSAAAKKLKQLLPPSTRVVIRSVNLDDKGQTLGEVYVDNRSVNLRLVEEGNAVVDQESLEFCNETKTQFLIAEANAKNKRLGLWQQFNQGR; from the coding sequence ATGGATTTAATAGAGTTAATGTTAGTGCTGGCTACAGTAATTAGTGTAGCAGATAGCAATACAATTCGTTTTAAAGATGAAACTGGCCAAACTAAAACAGTTAAATTAGCTTGTATTAATACGCCCAAAGAAACTAAACAGCAGTATGTTTCCGCAGCCGCCAAAAAGCTCAAACAGCTACTACCACCGAGTACCCGAGTTGTCATTAGAAGCGTCAATTTAGATGACAAGGGGCAGACCTTGGGTGAAGTATATGTAGATAATCGCTCAGTAAATCTGCGTTTAGTAGAAGAGGGTAATGCAGTTGTTGATCAGGAATCTTTAGAGTTCTGCAACGAAACCAAAACTCAATTTTTAATTGCAGAAGCCAATGCTAAAAATAAGCGCCTAGGATTATGGCAGCAATTTAATCAGGGAAGATAA
- a CDS encoding tellurite resistance TerB family protein — MIKPKLSNRRTSSSVVLEPEVAIAVIGLLSAASDGEGITIEEEYALSEMLSGISQFENYSDEDYRNLTDKVYSLLESTAPQDLLAQAIDSLPDQDYCEAAYITALLVVGIDEEVPDSEQDYISSLQEDLNISDKRAKQIIDEIFGEDDETEYDDE; from the coding sequence ATGATTAAACCCAAATTGAGCAACCGTCGTACTAGTAGTTCAGTAGTTTTAGAACCAGAAGTTGCGATCGCAGTCATTGGACTTTTGTCCGCAGCGTCAGATGGTGAGGGAATAACTATAGAAGAAGAGTATGCTTTGAGTGAAATGCTAAGTGGAATTTCCCAATTTGAAAATTACTCTGATGAAGACTACCGCAACTTAACAGACAAAGTTTATAGTTTGCTAGAGTCAACAGCACCACAGGATTTATTAGCACAAGCGATTGATTCCTTGCCCGATCAGGATTATTGCGAAGCTGCTTATATTACTGCGCTTTTGGTAGTAGGGATTGATGAAGAAGTACCTGATTCTGAGCAAGATTATATTTCTAGCTTGCAAGAAGACTTAAATATTTCTGACAAACGCGCAAAACAGATTATCGACGAAATTTTTGGCGAAGATGATGAAACTGAATATGACGATGAATAA
- a CDS encoding DUF4386 domain-containing protein, with translation MKRWQLVRNTGILLIFLVVLSNIPYILLIQTFEYDDILRQPVDYVLTQFHAGGARLILTWFTFGLAALLFIPASIMLHLALAREDKIYLPIATFMGAMSGILQALGLMRWVFVVPVLANLYTNTNASTATKEAVSVVYQAVHQYGGVLIGEHLGQTLLIGWTLGVGIAMRSSPLFKSWVAWWGLLTTPLLLLGQSELISTVIPSIPVIEATPVGFILWEVWLLIIGISLLRVPKKRLLNQTEKI, from the coding sequence ATGAAACGCTGGCAACTCGTCCGTAATACAGGCATTCTCTTAATTTTTCTAGTTGTATTGTCGAATATTCCTTATATTCTGCTGATTCAAACCTTTGAGTATGACGATATTCTCCGTCAACCAGTTGACTATGTCTTAACTCAGTTTCACGCAGGCGGAGCCAGGCTGATTCTTACTTGGTTTACCTTTGGATTGGCAGCGCTACTATTTATCCCTGCTAGTATCATGCTACACCTAGCCCTTGCCCGCGAAGATAAAATTTATCTTCCCATAGCAACATTTATGGGTGCTATGTCCGGTATTTTGCAAGCATTGGGGTTGATGCGTTGGGTGTTTGTCGTTCCGGTTTTGGCCAACCTTTATACAAACACTAATGCTAGTACCGCTACAAAAGAAGCGGTAAGTGTGGTTTATCAGGCAGTTCATCAGTATGGCGGTGTCTTAATCGGTGAACATTTAGGACAAACCTTACTGATTGGCTGGACTCTAGGGGTGGGAATCGCAATGCGATCGTCACCACTATTTAAATCTTGGGTAGCCTGGTGGGGTTTGCTCACCACACCGCTGTTGCTGTTGGGGCAAAGTGAACTAATATCAACAGTAATTCCCTCAATACCTGTAATAGAAGCTACTCCTGTTGGATTTATTTTGTGGGAAGTTTGGTTACTAATAATTGGTATTTCACTACTGCGAGTACCTAAAAAACGACTGCTTAATCAAACAGAAAAGATTTAA
- a CDS encoding MFS transporter has protein sequence MFPTEPAAVNNGFGALLKNRSFMLLWIGQLVSQLADKVFFVLMIALLENYPPPPGLAENSMYSTLMVSFTVPAILFGSAGGIFVDRFPKKLIMVGSDVVRGFLTLLIPFLPREFLILLILTFAISTVTQFFAPAEQAAIPLLVRRENLMAANALFSSTMMGALIVGFAIGEPMLSWAKDILGEEYGQELIVSGLYLLSGAIMQPINFKEHKPNHEHQAAPHLWSEFTESLRYLKKNRLVLNAMLQLVTLYCVFAALTVLTIRLAADFGLKEKQFGFFLAAAGVGMVLGAGILGHWGVKLHGKPLPLIGFLLMALVLGVFTFTHNLLLALILCALLGVGASLIGVPMQTLIQQQAPPTMHGKVFGFQNHAVNIALSLPLAITGPLTDMLGLRVVLVAMSVIVAAVGVWAWKNTRRVLQDVI, from the coding sequence ATGTTTCCAACGGAACCTGCTGCTGTTAATAACGGGTTTGGCGCACTGCTGAAAAACCGTAGTTTTATGCTCCTGTGGATTGGGCAACTGGTTTCCCAGTTGGCAGATAAGGTATTCTTCGTTTTGATGATTGCCTTGCTGGAAAACTACCCACCGCCACCAGGATTGGCAGAAAACTCAATGTACTCAACATTGATGGTCTCCTTTACAGTACCAGCCATTTTGTTTGGTTCTGCGGGTGGCATTTTTGTTGACCGCTTTCCTAAAAAGTTAATTATGGTTGGCTCGGATGTGGTACGTGGGTTCTTAACGTTGCTGATTCCGTTTTTACCACGAGAGTTTTTGATACTTTTGATACTAACTTTTGCAATATCAACAGTGACGCAGTTTTTTGCCCCGGCGGAACAAGCTGCTATTCCCCTGTTAGTGCGACGGGAGAATCTAATGGCAGCTAATGCCCTGTTTAGCAGCACAATGATGGGAGCCTTAATCGTTGGCTTTGCTATTGGTGAGCCAATGTTAAGCTGGGCGAAAGATATTCTGGGAGAGGAATACGGTCAAGAATTAATAGTGAGTGGGCTTTATCTGTTGTCGGGTGCAATTATGCAGCCGATTAATTTTAAAGAACATAAGCCAAATCATGAGCATCAGGCTGCACCTCATCTGTGGTCAGAGTTTACAGAGAGTTTGCGTTATTTGAAGAAAAACCGCCTGGTGTTAAATGCCATGCTGCAACTTGTCACCTTATATTGCGTGTTTGCAGCTTTAACAGTGTTGACAATTAGATTAGCAGCCGACTTTGGCTTAAAAGAAAAGCAGTTTGGCTTTTTCTTAGCCGCAGCCGGGGTGGGGATGGTTTTGGGTGCAGGAATTTTGGGACACTGGGGTGTAAAATTACACGGCAAGCCCTTACCCTTAATCGGCTTTTTACTGATGGCGCTAGTTTTAGGCGTGTTTACTTTTACCCACAATCTTTTATTAGCATTGATACTTTGTGCCTTATTGGGTGTAGGTGCTTCCTTAATAGGCGTACCGATGCAAACTTTAATCCAACAACAAGCGCCACCCACGATGCATGGTAAAGTATTCGGTTTCCAAAATCATGCGGTGAATATTGCCCTTTCTTTACCACTAGCAATTACCGGGCCGTTAACTGATATGCTTGGTTTGCGCGTTGTCTTAGTAGCCATGAGCGTGATAGTAGCGGCTGTAGGTGTTTGGGCTTGGAAAAATACTCGGCGAGTATTGCAAGATGTGATTTAG
- a CDS encoding AraC family transcriptional regulator, which yields MQDARFSVAIARDIVQYVAAQGVDINRLYTAVNIDPAWLENPDYQVSGEVLKYLWRESVKQTGDRNLGLHIGESFNLSAIGIVGYVLLNCQTYGQALEKLSQYTRLFSQGVAIHHTVSAGWVHCDFEIVDNLKNYLIDEPRHPIESTFAALVTATQQLTGKLLEPTAVWFQHPHPEDCSEHERIFQTKVQFSQPTNRIIFDANCLNWSVRSANPNLLCVFENHATAMLKAQQQVQSYTQKVILAITQQLHGEVPTIEAIARSLTMSVRQLQRELQGENKSYQQLLDETRQELALRYLQDKETSIHDVAFLLGFSEPSAFHRAFKRWTGKTPGSYRTTQCKNVIS from the coding sequence ATGCAGGATGCTAGGTTCTCAGTTGCGATCGCGCGGGACATTGTGCAATATGTAGCGGCGCAAGGTGTGGATATTAATCGCTTATACACCGCCGTCAACATCGATCCAGCTTGGCTGGAGAACCCAGATTATCAGGTTTCTGGAGAGGTATTGAAATATCTGTGGCGAGAGTCCGTTAAGCAAACAGGCGATCGCAATTTGGGTTTGCACATTGGGGAATCTTTTAATCTATCTGCTATTGGTATCGTTGGCTATGTCCTGCTGAATTGCCAAACCTACGGACAAGCTTTGGAAAAACTTTCTCAGTACACTCGTCTTTTTAGTCAGGGAGTGGCGATTCACCATACTGTTTCAGCGGGTTGGGTGCATTGTGATTTCGAGATTGTAGATAACTTGAAAAACTATCTCATCGATGAGCCACGACATCCCATTGAAAGTACTTTTGCAGCTCTAGTCACAGCTACACAGCAACTCACCGGAAAACTTCTAGAACCCACGGCTGTTTGGTTTCAACATCCCCATCCCGAAGATTGTTCTGAGCATGAGCGCATTTTTCAAACAAAAGTCCAGTTTTCTCAGCCGACGAATCGAATTATATTTGATGCTAACTGTTTAAACTGGTCAGTGCGATCAGCAAATCCTAATTTGCTATGTGTCTTTGAAAACCATGCCACAGCAATGCTGAAAGCACAACAGCAGGTGCAGAGTTATACCCAAAAAGTCATATTAGCTATTACTCAGCAATTACATGGAGAAGTACCTACCATTGAGGCGATCGCTCGTAGCTTAACGATGAGTGTGCGACAACTCCAACGAGAATTGCAGGGTGAAAATAAATCTTACCAACAGCTTCTAGATGAAACTCGTCAGGAACTTGCTTTGCGATACTTACAAGATAAAGAAACATCAATTCACGATGTTGCATTTCTGCTAGGATTTTCGGAACCCAGTGCTTTTCATCGTGCTTTCAAGCGCTGGACAGGAAAAACACCCGGAAGTTATCGCACCACACAGTGCAAAAACGTTATTAGTTGA